One genomic segment of Amycolatopsis sp. WQ 127309 includes these proteins:
- a CDS encoding CD225/dispanin family protein, which translates to MTQPYPQQPPYGWQPNYGPPPENNLVWAILSTVMCCLPLGIVAIVKANQVNTLWFQGYHVEARRAADEARKWAMWSAIAFGALIGLYLLFVFVMFAIAGVSFWGLAS; encoded by the coding sequence GTGACCCAGCCGTACCCGCAGCAACCCCCGTACGGCTGGCAGCCGAACTACGGGCCGCCCCCGGAGAACAACCTGGTCTGGGCGATCCTGTCGACGGTGATGTGCTGCCTGCCGTTGGGTATCGTCGCCATCGTGAAGGCGAACCAGGTCAACACCCTGTGGTTCCAGGGCTACCACGTCGAGGCGCGCCGGGCCGCCGACGAAGCCCGCAAGTGGGCGATGTGGTCGGCGATCGCCTTCGGTGCCCTGATCGGCCTCTACCTGCTGTTCGTCTTCGTGATGTTCGCGATCGCCGGCGTCTCGTTCTGGGGGCTGGCGTCGTGA
- a CDS encoding CD225/dispanin family protein, which produces MTERPRPPADYNPGPPPSSNLAWGIVAAILCLPFGIVSIFQAAKVERLWAQGEPDAARGAAGAARRWAIIGGVVGVVFWVALVVGGVLLLGTLLDDAASH; this is translated from the coding sequence GTGACCGAGCGCCCGCGCCCGCCCGCCGACTACAACCCCGGGCCCCCGCCGTCGAGCAACCTGGCCTGGGGCATCGTCGCCGCGATCCTCTGCCTGCCCTTCGGCATCGTCTCGATCTTCCAGGCGGCCAAGGTCGAGCGGCTCTGGGCCCAGGGCGAGCCGGACGCCGCCCGCGGCGCGGCCGGCGCCGCCCGGCGCTGGGCGATCATCGGCGGTGTCGTCGGGGTGGTGTTCTGGGTGGCCCTGGTCGTCGGCGGTGTGCTGCTGCTGGGAACGCTGCTCGACGACGCCGCGTCCCACTGA
- the era gene encoding GTPase Era — protein sequence MTEHRSGFACFVGRPNAGKSTLTNALVGTKVAITSSKPQTTRHAIRGIVHREDAQLVLIDTPGLHRPRTLLGQRLNDIVHTTWSEVDVVGLCVPANEKIGPGDKFIAAELEKIAQRTPVIGIVTKTDLVQPQQVAEQLLALQNVMDFAELIPVSAVDGFQVGALADLLVTRLPEGPQLYPGGELTDEPEQTLVAELIRESALEGVRDELPHSIAVTVEEMLPREGRDDLIDVHAFLYVERPSQKGIILGHKGERLREVGATARKNIEALLGSKVYLDLHVKVAKEWQRDPRQLRRLGF from the coding sequence ATGACCGAACACCGTTCCGGCTTCGCCTGTTTCGTCGGCCGTCCCAACGCGGGCAAGTCGACGCTGACCAACGCGCTCGTGGGCACCAAGGTCGCGATCACGTCGAGCAAGCCGCAGACCACCCGCCACGCGATCCGCGGCATCGTGCACCGCGAGGACGCCCAGCTCGTCCTCATCGACACCCCCGGCCTGCACCGCCCGCGCACGCTGCTCGGCCAGCGGCTCAACGACATCGTGCACACGACCTGGTCCGAAGTGGACGTCGTCGGCCTGTGCGTGCCGGCCAACGAGAAGATCGGGCCCGGCGACAAGTTCATCGCCGCCGAGCTGGAGAAGATCGCCCAGCGCACGCCGGTCATCGGCATCGTCACCAAGACCGACCTCGTCCAGCCGCAGCAGGTCGCCGAGCAGCTGCTGGCGCTGCAGAACGTGATGGACTTCGCCGAGCTGATCCCGGTGTCCGCTGTGGACGGTTTCCAGGTCGGCGCCCTCGCGGACCTGCTCGTCACGAGGCTCCCCGAGGGCCCGCAGCTCTACCCGGGCGGCGAGCTCACCGACGAACCCGAGCAGACGCTGGTCGCCGAGCTCATCCGCGAGTCGGCGCTGGAAGGCGTCCGCGACGAGCTGCCGCACTCGATCGCCGTCACCGTCGAGGAGATGCTGCCCCGCGAGGGCCGCGACGACCTCATCGACGTGCACGCGTTCCTCTACGTGGAGCGGCCCAGCCAGAAGGGCATCATCCTCGGGCACAAGGGCGAGCGGCTGCGCGAGGTCGGCGCCACCGCCCGCAAGAACATCGAGGCGCTGCTCGGCTCGAAGGTCTACCTCGACCTGCACGTCAAGGTGGCCAAAGAGTGGCAGCGTGACCCCCGCCAGCTGCGCCGGCTCGGGTTCTGA
- a CDS encoding cytidine deaminase — MPDLEAEDQKLVTLARSSRARIQASEGAAVRDTDGRTYTAGTVDQPSFKLTALQAAVAAALSSGAEGIEAAAVVTGEGLLKEASRHAIRDIAKYAPIILADPAGDVIEVLKR, encoded by the coding sequence ATGCCTGACCTCGAGGCGGAGGACCAGAAGCTGGTCACCCTCGCCCGGTCCTCGCGCGCCCGGATCCAGGCCTCGGAAGGCGCGGCCGTCCGCGACACCGACGGCCGCACGTACACCGCGGGCACGGTCGACCAGCCGTCCTTCAAGCTCACCGCGCTGCAGGCCGCCGTGGCCGCCGCGCTCTCCAGCGGCGCCGAAGGCATCGAAGCCGCCGCCGTCGTCACCGGGGAGGGCCTGCTCAAAGAGGCGTCCCGGCACGCGATCCGCGACATCGCGAAGTACGCGCCGATCATCCTCGCCGACCCGGCGGGCGACGTCATCGAGGTGCTGAAGCGATGA
- a CDS encoding hemolysin family protein, producing MVQLLFAIALVLLAGVFAAADAAVSTVSQARADGLARMGVPGAGHLAAVIAERRRHINLLLLLRLGCELTATVLVTVFVGTRLAPLGLAVLVTAVVMIVVSYVLIGVGPRTLGRQHPYRIGRYVAGPVRVLGSVLGPLSRLLILVGNAITPGQGFREGPFSSEVELRELVDLAQERGVVEDSEREMIHSVFELGDTVAREVMVPRTEIVWIERTKTIRQALALALRTGFTRLPVIDESVDDIVGVVNIKDLMAGYMDPDGPSTVVDTLMNEAGFVPDSKRLDELLKEMQRSHNHMAIAVDEYGGTAGLLTIEDVLEEIVGEITDESDADERPEVEELDDGAVRVSSRMGIDDLGELFGIDLEDHDVETVGGLLAERLGRVPLPGAEAEVAGLRLFAEGGKDRRGRMRITSVVVHPADADAMTDPADRTTRRRTRLPHPDERDRSVEHA from the coding sequence ATGGTCCAGCTCCTCTTCGCGATCGCGCTCGTGCTCCTCGCGGGCGTGTTCGCGGCGGCCGACGCCGCCGTCAGCACCGTCTCGCAAGCCCGGGCCGACGGCCTCGCCCGGATGGGCGTGCCCGGCGCCGGGCACCTCGCCGCGGTCATCGCCGAACGGCGCCGGCACATCAACCTGCTGCTCCTGCTGCGCCTCGGCTGCGAGCTCACGGCCACCGTGCTGGTCACCGTCTTCGTCGGCACCCGGCTGGCGCCGCTCGGCCTCGCCGTGCTGGTCACGGCGGTCGTCATGATCGTCGTGAGCTACGTCCTCATCGGCGTCGGCCCGCGCACCCTCGGCCGCCAGCACCCGTACCGCATCGGCCGCTACGTCGCCGGGCCCGTCCGCGTCCTCGGCTCGGTCCTCGGCCCGCTGTCCCGGCTGCTGATCCTCGTCGGCAACGCCATCACCCCCGGCCAGGGCTTCCGGGAGGGCCCGTTCAGCTCCGAGGTCGAGCTGCGCGAGCTCGTCGACCTCGCCCAGGAACGCGGCGTCGTCGAGGACTCCGAACGCGAGATGATCCACTCGGTGTTCGAGCTCGGCGACACCGTCGCCCGCGAGGTGATGGTGCCGCGCACCGAGATCGTCTGGATCGAGCGCACGAAGACCATCCGCCAGGCCCTCGCACTGGCCCTGCGCACCGGCTTCACCCGGCTCCCGGTGATCGACGAATCCGTCGACGACATCGTCGGCGTCGTCAACATCAAGGACCTCATGGCCGGGTACATGGACCCGGACGGCCCGAGCACCGTCGTCGACACGCTGATGAACGAGGCCGGCTTCGTCCCCGACTCCAAGCGGCTCGACGAGCTGCTCAAAGAGATGCAGCGCTCGCACAACCACATGGCCATCGCGGTCGACGAGTACGGCGGCACCGCGGGCCTGCTCACCATCGAGGACGTCCTCGAGGAGATCGTCGGCGAGATCACCGACGAGTCCGACGCCGACGAGCGCCCCGAGGTCGAAGAGCTCGACGACGGCGCGGTCCGCGTCTCGTCCCGGATGGGCATCGACGACCTCGGCGAGCTGTTCGGCATCGACCTCGAAGACCACGACGTGGAGACCGTGGGCGGGCTGCTCGCGGAACGACTGGGTAGGGTCCCGCTACCGGGGGCCGAAGCCGAGGTCGCCGGCCTCCGGCTGTTCGCCGAAGGCGGCAAGGATCGACGCGGCCGCATGCGCATCACCTCGGTGGTGGTGCACCCGGCCGACGCCGACGCGATGACCGACCCGGCCGACCGGACCACCCGGCGCCGCACGCGCCTGCCCCACCCCGACGAACGCGACAGGAGCGTCGAACATGCCTGA
- the ybeY gene encoding rRNA maturation RNase YbeY — protein sequence MSIEIANESGVDVDETSIVSAARYALDKMEVSPLAELSILLVTLEVMEDLHERWMDLPGPTDVMAFPMDELDSSRRPDAPDASPALLGDIVLCPAFAKDQAKTAGHRLIDELHLLTVHGCLHLLGYDHAEPAEEREMFALQKRILGEYQDAVAALEKRNAQRNTDDRVLGIAGLDADAEPAVDAGPAAGETP from the coding sequence TTGAGCATCGAAATCGCCAACGAGTCCGGCGTCGACGTCGACGAGACGTCCATCGTCTCCGCGGCCCGCTACGCCCTCGACAAGATGGAGGTCAGCCCGCTCGCCGAGCTGTCCATCCTCCTGGTCACCCTCGAAGTCATGGAAGACCTCCACGAACGCTGGATGGACCTGCCCGGCCCCACCGACGTCATGGCCTTCCCGATGGACGAGCTCGACTCCTCCCGCCGTCCCGACGCGCCCGACGCGTCCCCGGCGCTGCTCGGGGACATCGTGCTCTGCCCGGCGTTCGCCAAGGACCAGGCCAAGACCGCGGGCCACCGCCTGATCGACGAGCTGCACCTGCTCACCGTGCACGGCTGCCTCCACCTCCTCGGCTACGACCACGCCGAACCCGCGGAGGAGCGCGAGATGTTCGCTCTCCAGAAGCGCATCCTCGGCGAGTACCAGGACGCCGTCGCCGCCCTGGAGAAACGCAACGCCCAGCGCAACACCGACGACCGCGTCCTCGGCATCGCCGGACTCGACGCGGACGCCGAGCCGGCCGTGGACGCCGGCCCAGCCGCCGGGGAAACGCCCTAG